One window of the Archangium primigenium genome contains the following:
- a CDS encoding NADH-quinone oxidoreductase subunit A, whose protein sequence is MDPNPLSPYLPLAVVLLLAGVLALVIVQMAALAGPKRPSAIKSAPFEAGSESSGTARQRFAVKFYVVALLFIVFDVEAVFLYPWAVNFQALGWFGYTEMVVFAATLVVGLIYIWKKGALEWEH, encoded by the coding sequence ATCGATCCCAACCCCCTGAGCCCCTACCTGCCGCTGGCCGTGGTGCTGCTGCTGGCGGGCGTGCTGGCGCTCGTCATCGTGCAAATGGCCGCCCTGGCGGGCCCCAAGCGGCCGAGCGCCATCAAGTCCGCGCCCTTCGAGGCGGGCTCGGAGAGCAGCGGCACGGCGCGCCAGCGCTTCGCGGTGAAGTTCTACGTGGTGGCGCTGCTCTTCATCGTGTTCGACGTCGAGGCGGTCTTCCTGTATCCCTGGGCGGTCAACTTCCAAGCACTCGGCTGGTTTGGCTACACCGAAATGGTCGTTTTCGCGGCGACCCTGGTGGTGGGCCTTATCTACATCTGGAAGAAGGGCGCTTTGGAGTGGGAGCACTGA
- a CDS encoding methyl-accepting chemotaxis protein: MWGRLSLRWQVAFAVLVPSLAVALFCGFYFPKQQWNQGLRRLEESAHDRGLLGTRQIELLFEQGHAPPAPPLVNVVPLVPPRDLGAHVLKRLPDVFESMDGTADVAFQAVLGPEGEVIAERGEPPRGLRGLSKEGPGCSVRRVHDHPVAFCGLPGGHTYVVGMETARVKAEAEALRGTTLFVFLGALLVGLFLSFFIGRAIAEPVTRMTQAAREVAQGDMSLSEVDVASAGEVRMMAYSFNEMLGTLRGTVSELLTRLEQLSSASRGLSGASADQEHVINQQAAYAQQIAATFEELSRTAEQISSSTEVVESSARRTHEAVAEAMAVVAQVVAGINDIRMESKGVADAIVGLNQDLQQVSKIAQVINQVAERSDLLALNAALEGTKAGEVGRGFSLVAAEMRKLAESVSASARDIARIVEKVQDSGNEAASKARVGMATSDRGVEVAEQASSVFQRIVELARGTSEAARQITIATRQQRQSSEQAVQGARNVAELVKQGVDATGRTTRIAQDLQSVADSLTVLTSKFKVARDR, from the coding sequence ATGTGGGGTCGGTTGAGTCTTCGCTGGCAGGTAGCGTTCGCGGTGCTGGTCCCCAGCCTCGCCGTCGCGCTGTTCTGCGGGTTCTATTTTCCCAAGCAGCAGTGGAACCAGGGCCTGCGTCGGCTCGAGGAAAGCGCGCATGATCGGGGTCTGCTCGGCACGCGGCAGATCGAGCTGCTGTTCGAGCAGGGACACGCGCCGCCCGCGCCGCCCCTGGTGAACGTGGTGCCGCTCGTGCCGCCCCGGGATCTGGGGGCGCACGTGCTCAAGCGGTTGCCGGACGTCTTCGAGTCCATGGATGGCACCGCGGACGTGGCCTTCCAGGCGGTGCTCGGCCCCGAGGGCGAGGTGATCGCCGAGCGGGGAGAGCCTCCCCGGGGGCTGCGCGGCCTGTCCAAGGAGGGCCCGGGCTGCTCGGTGCGCCGCGTGCACGATCATCCGGTCGCCTTCTGCGGGCTGCCCGGCGGACACACCTACGTGGTGGGCATGGAGACGGCCCGGGTGAAGGCGGAGGCGGAGGCCCTGCGGGGCACCACGCTGTTCGTCTTCCTGGGCGCCCTGCTCGTGGGGCTCTTCCTGTCCTTCTTCATCGGCCGGGCCATCGCCGAGCCCGTGACGCGCATGACCCAGGCGGCGCGCGAGGTGGCCCAGGGCGACATGTCCCTGAGCGAGGTGGACGTGGCGTCCGCGGGCGAGGTGCGCATGATGGCGTACTCGTTCAACGAGATGCTCGGCACGCTGCGCGGCACCGTGTCCGAGCTCCTCACGCGCCTGGAGCAGCTGTCCAGCGCGTCGCGGGGCCTGTCGGGCGCCTCGGCGGACCAGGAGCACGTCATCAACCAGCAGGCCGCGTACGCCCAGCAGATCGCCGCCACCTTCGAGGAGCTCAGCCGCACCGCGGAGCAGATCTCCAGTTCCACGGAGGTGGTGGAGTCCAGCGCGCGGCGCACCCACGAGGCGGTGGCCGAGGCCATGGCCGTGGTGGCCCAGGTGGTCGCGGGCATCAACGACATCCGCATGGAGTCCAAGGGCGTGGCCGACGCCATCGTGGGCCTCAACCAGGACCTGCAGCAGGTGTCGAAGATCGCCCAGGTCATCAACCAGGTCGCCGAGCGCTCGGACCTGCTCGCGCTCAACGCCGCGCTGGAGGGCACCAAGGCGGGCGAGGTGGGCCGGGGCTTCTCGCTGGTGGCCGCGGAGATGCGCAAGCTCGCCGAGAGCGTGTCCGCCTCGGCGCGGGACATCGCGCGCATCGTGGAGAAGGTGCAGGACTCCGGCAACGAGGCGGCCAGCAAGGCGCGCGTGGGCATGGCCACGAGCGACCGGGGCGTGGAGGTGGCCGAGCAGGCCTCGTCCGTGTTCCAGCGGATCGTGGAGCTGGCGCGCGGCACGAGCGAGGCCGCGCGGCAGATCACCATCGCCACGCGCCAGCAGCGTCAGTCCAGCGAGCAGGCCGTGCAGGGCGCGCGCAACGTGGCGGAGCTGGTGAAGCAGGGCGTGGACGCCACGGGCCGCACCACCCGCATCGCGCAGGATCTGCAGAGCGTGGCCGACAGCCTCACCGTGCTCACCAGCAAGTTCAAGGTGGCGCGCGACCGCTGA
- a CDS encoding cytochrome P450: MHSPTPLNALRERLPRRPTHKDGIPILPGALPLVGHVPFNLGDSLAFMREGAAQVGPLFWMRSLGSQMQLVCMGEPGFELLKNRVTTSEFIREQAPDFIGDALLSRDGPSHRGLRSAMSGPFTPRGLTASGAAALSAEVIEASLARLPSGPFSLLGESQRLALDIIFRIMGIDRSELDAFNQHYRDFVLGAFPVKITVPYGPYWRSLRGRKWLDARFSQLIAAARGRSDMQGTLAALLAARDEEGRELTEADLIQNLRLVALAGHETSASVMAWAGIVLAQRPDLWRQLLEESQAPSALPQSPEELKRHPFAEALFREVLRLYPPLSATGRLLTEDVTLHGLPVPKGTMVTVPLGTYGYDPKLFPDPERLDPTRWMGRRQQPSPIETAPFGGGPHFCLGYHLAWMEIVQFLAGFAREVGRRGLRPRLVMGSAPPKLRYLPFGQPPKKTLIELVPA, encoded by the coding sequence ATGCATTCCCCCACCCCTCTGAACGCCCTGCGCGAGCGCCTGCCCCGGCGCCCCACCCACAAGGACGGAATCCCCATCCTGCCCGGCGCCCTGCCGCTGGTGGGACATGTGCCCTTCAACCTGGGCGACTCGCTCGCCTTCATGCGCGAGGGCGCGGCCCAGGTGGGCCCCCTCTTCTGGATGCGCAGCCTCGGCTCCCAGATGCAGCTCGTCTGCATGGGCGAGCCGGGCTTCGAGCTGCTCAAGAACCGGGTGACCACCAGCGAGTTCATCCGCGAGCAGGCCCCCGACTTCATCGGCGACGCGCTCCTGTCGCGCGATGGCCCGTCGCACCGGGGCCTGCGCTCGGCCATGAGCGGTCCATTCACCCCCCGGGGACTGACCGCCAGCGGCGCCGCCGCGCTGTCCGCCGAGGTCATCGAGGCGAGCCTGGCCCGGCTGCCCTCCGGCCCCTTCTCCCTGCTCGGGGAGAGCCAGCGGCTCGCGCTCGACATCATCTTCCGCATCATGGGCATCGACCGCTCGGAGCTGGACGCGTTCAACCAGCACTACCGGGACTTCGTGCTCGGGGCGTTCCCGGTGAAGATCACCGTGCCCTACGGGCCCTACTGGCGCTCGCTGCGGGGGCGCAAGTGGCTGGATGCGCGCTTCTCCCAGCTCATCGCGGCGGCGCGCGGACGCTCGGACATGCAGGGCACGCTCGCGGCGCTGCTGGCCGCGCGCGACGAGGAGGGCCGGGAGCTCACGGAGGCCGACCTCATCCAGAACCTGCGGCTCGTGGCGCTCGCGGGGCACGAGACCTCCGCCTCGGTGATGGCCTGGGCGGGCATCGTGCTCGCCCAGCGGCCGGACCTCTGGCGGCAGCTGCTCGAGGAGTCGCAGGCGCCGTCCGCCCTGCCCCAGAGCCCCGAGGAGCTCAAGCGCCACCCGTTCGCCGAGGCGCTCTTCCGCGAGGTGCTGCGGCTCTACCCGCCCCTGTCGGCGACCGGGCGGCTGCTCACCGAGGACGTCACGCTGCACGGCCTCCCGGTGCCCAAGGGCACCATGGTGACCGTGCCCCTGGGCACCTACGGCTACGATCCCAAGCTCTTCCCGGACCCCGAGCGCCTGGACCCCACGCGCTGGATGGGTCGGCGCCAGCAGCCCTCGCCCATCGAGACCGCCCCGTTCGGGGGGGGGCCCCACTTCTGCCTGGGCTACCACCTGGCGTGGATGGAGATCGTGCAGTTCCTCGCGGGCTTCGCGCGCGAGGTGGGGCGCCGGGGACTGCGGCCCCGGCTCGTGATGGGCTCCGCGCCCCCGAAGCTGCGCTACCTGCCCTTCGGCCAGCCGCCGAAGAAGACGCTCATCGAGCTGGTGCCCGCCTGA
- a CDS encoding PHP domain-containing protein, producing the protein MIDLHSHTTASDGQHSPTELVALAAAAGVTALAVTDHDTVEGLEEATRAARGHGVELVPGIELSAFVNKREVHILGHFVRPDHPPLARYAARLRVEREERMERMVRRLQEMGFPVRMEEVRALAGDAQLGRPHLARVMVERRWCLDVKQAFDRYLGAGKSAWVERFKLEGADAIRLIHEAGGTATLAHPGSSKLERYDILVLARAGLDGLEALHSDHNPSVMQRYLKFAKEFDLVPTGGSDFHGEQVTPGRRPGDSPTPPENFARLRARATHALPTS; encoded by the coding sequence GTGATCGACCTGCATTCCCACACCACCGCGAGTGATGGCCAACACTCCCCCACGGAGCTCGTGGCCCTGGCGGCCGCGGCCGGGGTGACGGCGCTGGCCGTGACGGACCACGACACCGTGGAGGGCCTGGAGGAGGCCACCCGGGCGGCGCGCGGGCACGGCGTGGAGCTGGTGCCGGGCATCGAGCTGTCGGCGTTCGTGAACAAGCGTGAGGTGCACATCCTCGGGCACTTCGTGCGCCCGGACCATCCGCCCCTGGCGCGCTACGCCGCGCGCCTGCGGGTGGAGCGCGAGGAACGGATGGAGCGCATGGTGCGCCGGCTCCAGGAGATGGGCTTCCCCGTGCGGATGGAGGAGGTCCGGGCCCTGGCGGGAGACGCCCAGCTGGGCCGGCCCCACCTGGCGCGGGTGATGGTGGAGCGGCGCTGGTGCCTGGACGTGAAGCAGGCCTTCGACCGCTACCTGGGCGCGGGCAAGTCCGCCTGGGTGGAGCGCTTCAAGCTGGAGGGCGCGGACGCCATCCGGCTCATTCACGAGGCGGGGGGCACGGCGACCCTGGCGCACCCGGGAAGTTCGAAACTGGAGCGTTACGACATCCTCGTGCTCGCGCGCGCCGGACTGGATGGCCTGGAGGCCCTACACTCGGACCACAACCCGAGCGTGATGCAGCGCTACCTGAAGTTCGCCAAGGAATTCGATCTGGTTCCCACGGGGGGGAGCGACTTTCACGGGGAGCAGGTGACCCCGGGCCGACGTCCGGGAGACTCCCCCACCCCCCCGGAGAACTTCGCCCGGCTGCGGGCACGCGCCACCCACGCCCTTCCCACGAGCTGA
- a CDS encoding deoxyhypusine synthase family protein: MAKTPSNSKKNLRAHYSGARKADPRPITGKETPAELLAHAFSAYVGRQERTAFELMRRSMEVDASIFLTLSGAMTPAGLHQSCIIPLIEKGIISALTTTGANLYHDAHRIIGHAIREVNPNAGDLQYRLARIIRIYDLGFWEEALLDTDRLFSALLRRPEFQRKMTTPEFHYLLGKNIAAIEKQLGVKQPSLLSTCYKHAVPIFVGAVQDGSIFLNAVKLKRMLGAEFKFEIDINDDVYWMSAIQHYCRHNFNKKLAIWILGGGVPKNYTLQGEPLLDQILGVPTDGFDIDVQFCVDPVDNGALSSCPAGEGHTWGKVSIEAVEAGSMYVHTDVTAVFPWLTHALLSDSKMKRKPRRLMDVMQEAVSFLDADVKKRHKSLLKTIDWSPDEQKPDPEEHETYVR, from the coding sequence ATGGCCAAGACCCCCTCCAACTCCAAGAAGAACCTGCGCGCCCACTACTCGGGCGCGCGCAAGGCGGACCCGCGCCCCATCACCGGCAAGGAGACCCCCGCCGAGCTGCTCGCGCACGCCTTCTCCGCCTACGTGGGTCGCCAGGAGCGCACCGCCTTCGAGCTCATGCGCCGCTCCATGGAAGTGGACGCCTCCATCTTCCTCACGCTCTCCGGCGCGATGACGCCCGCGGGCCTGCACCAGAGCTGCATCATCCCGCTCATCGAGAAGGGCATCATCTCGGCGCTCACCACCACGGGCGCCAACCTCTACCACGATGCCCACCGCATCATCGGCCACGCCATCCGCGAGGTGAACCCCAACGCGGGTGACCTGCAGTACCGCCTGGCGCGCATCATCCGCATCTACGACCTGGGCTTCTGGGAAGAGGCGCTGCTCGACACCGACCGGCTCTTCTCCGCGCTGCTGCGCCGCCCCGAGTTCCAGCGCAAGATGACCACGCCGGAGTTCCACTACCTGCTGGGCAAGAACATCGCCGCCATCGAGAAGCAGCTCGGCGTGAAGCAGCCCTCGCTCCTGTCCACCTGCTACAAGCACGCGGTGCCCATCTTCGTGGGCGCGGTGCAGGACGGCTCCATCTTCCTCAACGCCGTGAAGCTCAAGCGCATGCTCGGCGCCGAGTTCAAGTTCGAGATCGACATCAACGACGACGTCTACTGGATGTCGGCGATCCAGCACTACTGCCGCCACAACTTCAACAAGAAGCTGGCCATCTGGATCCTCGGCGGCGGCGTGCCCAAGAACTACACGCTGCAGGGCGAGCCGCTGCTGGATCAAATCCTCGGCGTGCCCACGGACGGCTTCGACATCGACGTGCAGTTCTGCGTGGACCCGGTGGACAACGGCGCCCTGTCCAGCTGCCCCGCGGGCGAGGGCCACACCTGGGGCAAGGTCTCCATCGAGGCGGTGGAGGCGGGCTCCATGTACGTGCACACCGACGTCACGGCCGTCTTCCCCTGGCTCACCCACGCGCTCCTGAGCGACTCGAAGATGAAGCGCAAGCCGCGCCGGCTGATGGACGTGATGCAGGAGGCGGTGTCCTTCCTCGACGCGGACGTGAAGAAGCGCCACAAGTCGCTGCTCAAGACGATCGACTGGAGCCCCGACGAGCAGAAGCCGGATCCGGAGGAGCACGAGACCTACGTGCGGTAG
- a CDS encoding OsmC family protein: MSQPTSPPTGVEMTVATAPGFHCQLQHGPSGTRITTEAPKDNGGTGGSFSPTDLMGAALASCVLTTMALAASREGITLGDARARVEKRMTPPPRRIGELVLEIDMPAGLSAAHRARLEEVAHGCPVSRSLHPDVKLPMSFRYPDAAQ; the protein is encoded by the coding sequence ATGAGCCAGCCCACGTCCCCCCCCACCGGTGTCGAGATGACCGTCGCGACCGCGCCGGGATTCCACTGCCAACTGCAGCACGGCCCTTCCGGCACACGCATCACCACCGAGGCCCCCAAGGACAACGGGGGCACCGGGGGCTCGTTCTCGCCCACGGACCTCATGGGGGCCGCGCTCGCCTCGTGCGTGCTCACCACCATGGCGCTGGCCGCCTCCCGGGAAGGCATCACCCTGGGCGACGCCCGCGCGCGGGTGGAGAAGCGCATGACGCCGCCGCCCCGGCGCATCGGGGAGCTGGTGCTGGAGATCGACATGCCCGCGGGGCTGTCCGCGGCGCACCGCGCCCGTCTGGAGGAGGTCGCCCATGGCTGCCCCGTGTCCCGGAGCCTGCATCCGGACGTGAAGCTGCCCATGAGCTTCCGCTACCCGGACGCCGCCCAGTAA
- a CDS encoding Coq4 family protein produces MSDPLDELARSLMRRHVRLEDIISPLTAPELQAASDAALLARPGFRRLHAERWDPAPPDVGALATLPEGSFGSCYARYMAHYRLSPDFFPIQARLGADATPTQYAVHRLNKCHDFMHVLGAYETSDADEVAVQSFVFGVAPVALASFLAEAAVHPDIQEGRYKHLRDIYAGHIQREDFERGVAAASLLGERFETLWEEPLVSLRRRLGIAARAPERHGQVGVNSCGGHTSLPFFAPSEETRASYSPPA; encoded by the coding sequence ATGAGCGATCCTCTCGACGAACTCGCGCGAAGCCTCATGCGGCGGCACGTCCGCTTGGAGGACATCATCTCCCCGCTGACCGCTCCCGAGCTCCAAGCGGCCAGCGATGCCGCCCTGCTCGCGCGGCCCGGCTTCCGGCGACTGCATGCCGAGCGGTGGGATCCCGCGCCGCCGGATGTCGGGGCGCTGGCGACGCTGCCGGAAGGCTCGTTCGGGTCCTGCTACGCGCGGTACATGGCGCACTACCGGCTGTCTCCCGACTTCTTCCCCATCCAGGCGCGGCTCGGCGCGGACGCGACGCCCACGCAGTACGCCGTCCACCGGCTCAACAAGTGCCATGACTTCATGCACGTGCTGGGCGCGTATGAAACGTCGGACGCGGACGAGGTCGCCGTCCAGTCGTTCGTGTTCGGCGTGGCGCCTGTCGCGCTCGCCTCCTTCCTGGCGGAAGCGGCGGTGCACCCGGACATCCAGGAGGGTCGCTACAAGCACCTGCGCGACATCTACGCGGGGCACATCCAGCGCGAGGACTTCGAGCGAGGCGTCGCCGCCGCGTCCTTGCTGGGCGAGCGCTTCGAGACGCTGTGGGAAGAGCCCCTGGTGTCCTTGCGGCGGCGGCTCGGTATCGCCGCCCGCGCACCCGAGCGCCACGGGCAGGTGGGCGTGAACTCCTGTGGCGGCCACACCTCGCTCCCGTTCTTCGCTCCCTCCGAGGAAACGCGTGCGTCCTATAGTCCCCCCGCATGA
- a CDS encoding acyltransferase family protein, with protein MGIGLVIVVHVLGVDAHHGVRKLFPADRADLQSAFEFIHSFNMAVMVMCSGVALAVFGRGDRPWNAVLAKKVSTLLVPLSLWAPLLLLAQTLSGGWPREAEGWRDVLRQLPGAWSPEATIFWFVHVLFWCSLAGWLFSRLTGSGPWHRGVYFVGALVAHGAVLLWNDRVSPDVGEYVALLTYWNRFFALGVLVQPVLPAVGRVLLRWSVAWHVLLGLGLLGLLGGIHALLAREHYDWTCTLNGPLGFCLVFCLAVLLRRLGSRHEPWRGLWRGVCFVGSISMQFYLFHLYFVSGARVLWERVMPGAPLASHLILGALAGGVGPWLLFSLLKTWPLFRWGVGLPPLPLPRPSMQDAPRSGETPAVSSGVG; from the coding sequence ATGGGAATCGGGCTGGTGATCGTCGTGCATGTCCTGGGCGTGGATGCCCATCACGGTGTGCGCAAGCTCTTCCCCGCGGACCGGGCGGATCTCCAGTCCGCCTTCGAGTTCATCCACAGCTTCAACATGGCGGTGATGGTGATGTGCTCGGGCGTGGCCCTGGCGGTGTTCGGTCGAGGGGATCGGCCGTGGAACGCGGTGCTGGCCAAGAAGGTGAGCACGCTGCTGGTGCCCCTGTCGCTCTGGGCGCCCCTGTTGCTCCTGGCGCAGACGTTGTCCGGGGGGTGGCCGCGCGAGGCCGAGGGCTGGCGCGACGTCCTGCGCCAACTCCCGGGCGCCTGGTCTCCCGAGGCGACCATCTTCTGGTTCGTGCACGTGCTGTTCTGGTGCTCGCTCGCCGGGTGGCTCTTCTCGCGCCTCACGGGGTCCGGCCCCTGGCATCGGGGCGTCTACTTCGTCGGCGCGCTGGTGGCCCATGGGGCCGTGCTGCTCTGGAACGACCGGGTGTCCCCGGACGTGGGCGAGTACGTCGCGCTGCTCACGTATTGGAACCGCTTCTTCGCCCTGGGCGTGCTCGTCCAGCCGGTGCTGCCCGCCGTGGGCCGGGTCCTGCTGCGCTGGTCCGTGGCGTGGCACGTGCTCCTGGGGTTGGGGCTCCTGGGGTTGCTCGGCGGCATCCACGCGCTCCTCGCGCGCGAGCACTACGATTGGACGTGCACCCTCAACGGCCCGTTGGGCTTCTGTCTGGTGTTCTGCCTCGCCGTCCTGCTGCGGCGCCTGGGTTCACGGCATGAGCCCTGGCGCGGGCTCTGGCGCGGGGTGTGTTTCGTCGGCTCCATCAGCATGCAGTTCTATCTCTTCCATCTCTATTTCGTGTCGGGCGCCCGGGTCCTGTGGGAGCGGGTGATGCCGGGCGCGCCCCTGGCCTCGCACCTGATACTGGGGGCCCTGGCGGGAGGCGTCGGGCCGTGGCTGCTCTTCAGCCTCCTGAAGACCTGGCCCCTCTTTCGCTGGGGGGTCGGATTGCCGCCCCTTCCACTCCCCCGGCCCTCAATGCAAGACGCACCGCGTAGTGGCGAGACCCCGGCCGTCTCCTCCGGCGTGGGCTGA
- a CDS encoding glycerophosphodiester phosphodiesterase, with protein sequence MQLPSSLRSFAAACSLTLVACGGGSTPMPNPEPGPDTTPPLAEKVLVVGHRGASALRPEHTLASYTKAVEDGADIIEPDLVSTKDGFLVARHENEISGTTNVSTKAEFADRKKTKVIDGVSLEGWFTEDFTLEELKTLRARERIPQIRPGNTQYNDQFEIPTLAEVIALAKKLSASSGRTIAIYPETKHPTYFQSIGLPLEDKLIAALKADDFTKTTATVYIQSFEVANLKEFHTKLGTTQPNWKLVQLMEEAARKPYDFVKAGDARTYADLMTEAGMKEIATYANAVGPYKRSIIDVDAGGTFQAPSALVRNAHAAKLLVHPYTFRPENSFMTAPYKVEGTDSTRADASAVKEIQLYLAAGIDGFFTDDPAVGRQAVDTYKR encoded by the coding sequence ATGCAGCTTCCTTCCTCCCTTCGTTCCTTCGCCGCGGCCTGCTCCCTGACGCTGGTGGCCTGTGGTGGTGGCTCGACGCCCATGCCCAACCCCGAGCCCGGTCCCGACACCACGCCGCCGCTCGCGGAGAAGGTGCTCGTGGTGGGCCACCGCGGCGCGAGCGCCCTGCGGCCCGAGCACACGCTGGCCAGCTACACCAAGGCCGTCGAGGACGGCGCGGACATCATCGAGCCGGACCTCGTGTCCACCAAGGACGGCTTCCTCGTGGCCCGCCACGAGAACGAGATCTCCGGCACCACGAACGTGTCGACCAAGGCCGAGTTCGCCGATCGCAAGAAGACGAAGGTCATCGACGGCGTGTCGCTCGAGGGGTGGTTCACCGAGGACTTCACCCTGGAGGAGCTCAAGACGCTGCGCGCGCGCGAGCGCATTCCGCAGATCCGTCCGGGCAACACCCAGTACAACGACCAGTTCGAGATCCCCACGCTCGCCGAGGTGATCGCGCTCGCCAAGAAGCTGTCGGCGAGCAGCGGCCGCACCATCGCCATCTACCCGGAGACCAAGCACCCGACCTACTTCCAGTCCATCGGGCTGCCCCTGGAGGACAAGCTCATCGCGGCGCTCAAGGCGGACGACTTCACCAAGACGACCGCAACCGTCTACATCCAGTCCTTCGAGGTGGCCAACCTCAAGGAGTTCCACACGAAGCTGGGCACCACCCAGCCCAACTGGAAGCTGGTGCAGCTGATGGAGGAGGCGGCCCGCAAGCCCTACGACTTCGTCAAGGCGGGCGACGCGCGCACCTACGCGGACCTGATGACGGAGGCGGGCATGAAGGAGATCGCCACCTACGCCAACGCCGTGGGCCCCTACAAGCGCAGCATCATCGACGTGGACGCTGGCGGGACGTTCCAGGCGCCGAGCGCGCTGGTGCGCAACGCCCACGCGGCGAAGCTGCTCGTGCACCCCTACACCTTCCGGCCGGAGAACAGCTTCATGACGGCGCCCTACAAGGTCGAGGGGACCGACAGCACGCGCGCCGACGCGAGCGCGGTGAAGGAGATCCAGCTCTACCTCGCCGCGGGCATCGACGGCTTCTTCACGGATGACCCGGCCGTGGGCCGCCAGGCCGTGGACACCTACAAGCGCTAG
- a CDS encoding choline/ethanolamine kinase family protein gives MSSANPYELIPAAWRDAVAAALRETFGSEDGVVLAPLHGGYSGAPVLKLTVAGQPHVLRVIHAPSPLNSPPRHFACMRTAAERGLAPAVLFADDRTGVCITRYIDTRPHTPLLATDEGLARFGELLRRLHTGPAFPVFLDALQMIQGGLGTLVGAKYPIPALVQTFLDRFETVQRALRPHLTLAPCHNDLNPNNLLFDGEQLWLVDWETACMGDPFLDLTTAMLWFDFSPAREETLLRAYWGAEPTPWQRARLEVTRQVSRCFYALVFLLLSLQSGQRPPASLPQGDALPSWSEARRALGMGTVAAQGPDYRFHLSLILSRDALEAMERPAFTQALQLLGAT, from the coding sequence ATGTCCAGCGCGAATCCCTACGAACTCATCCCCGCCGCCTGGCGCGACGCCGTGGCGGCCGCCCTCCGCGAGACGTTCGGCAGTGAGGACGGCGTCGTCCTGGCGCCGCTGCACGGCGGCTACTCCGGCGCCCCCGTGCTCAAGCTCACGGTCGCGGGCCAGCCCCACGTGCTGCGCGTCATCCACGCGCCCTCGCCGCTCAACAGTCCCCCGCGCCACTTCGCCTGCATGCGCACCGCCGCCGAGCGGGGCCTCGCGCCCGCTGTGCTCTTCGCGGACGACCGGACGGGGGTCTGCATCACCCGCTACATCGACACCCGGCCCCACACGCCGCTGCTCGCGACCGACGAGGGCCTCGCGCGCTTCGGCGAGCTGCTGCGCCGCCTGCACACCGGCCCCGCCTTCCCCGTCTTCCTGGACGCGCTCCAGATGATCCAGGGCGGCCTGGGCACCCTCGTGGGGGCGAAGTACCCCATCCCCGCGCTCGTGCAGACCTTCCTCGACCGGTTCGAGACGGTGCAGCGCGCCCTGCGGCCCCACCTCACGCTGGCGCCGTGCCACAACGACCTCAACCCCAACAACCTGCTCTTCGACGGCGAGCAACTGTGGCTCGTCGACTGGGAGACGGCGTGCATGGGCGACCCGTTCCTCGACCTGACCACGGCGATGCTCTGGTTCGACTTCTCCCCCGCGCGGGAGGAGACCCTGCTGCGCGCGTACTGGGGCGCGGAGCCCACGCCCTGGCAGCGGGCCCGGCTGGAGGTGACGCGGCAGGTGTCGCGGTGCTTCTACGCCCTCGTCTTCCTGCTGCTCTCGCTCCAGAGCGGACAGCGCCCGCCCGCCTCACTGCCACAGGGAGACGCGCTGCCGTCCTGGTCCGAGGCCCGGCGGGCCCTCGGCATGGGAACGGTCGCGGCGCAGGGCCCGGACTACCGCTTCCATCTGAGCCTCATCCTCTCCCGGGACGCGCTCGAGGCCATGGAGCGCCCGGCGTTCACCCAGGCGCTCCAGCTGCTCGGCGCGACCTAG